A DNA window from Falco naumanni isolate bFalNau1 chromosome Z, bFalNau1.pat, whole genome shotgun sequence contains the following coding sequences:
- the LOC121081255 gene encoding LOW QUALITY PROTEIN: zinc finger protein 474 (The sequence of the model RefSeq protein was modified relative to this genomic sequence to represent the inferred CDS: inserted 3 bases in 2 codons; deleted 1 base in 1 codon; substituted 1 base at 1 genomic stop codon), protein METNVKKKNVNKACNALPSAGEALASVSSILPSEQVSPSNVSDLPRILPIVVHLEAGPKKRRPDTAIISXQSGSSNMSWMPLNRPVIPPRRPCFRVCYICGREFGSQSISIHEPQCLEKWSIDNSQLPRHLRRPEPRKPNVPTAGSCMLTAENEAAYHSTQIQLLPCGSCGQAFLPDSLTVHKKHCRRGSSGVGLLSSSPHRSGKGPRSQSSSASEDPSKTCQGKDTILDKAQVTRWPPSVIFYICGHEYGTKSISIHEPQCLKXWHQENDMLLPKHLRMPEPKXSEVSPIQAKGFYDLDSLNEAAWTSAQNQLVPCDICGRTFLPDRLIIHQQSCKPKASTALQKAEGQGLSSL, encoded by the exons ATGGAAACAAATGTcaagaaaaagaatgtgaaCAAAGCCTGTAATGCTCTGCCAAGTGCTGGAGAAGCCCTTGCTAGTGTGTCTAGCATCTTGCCTTCAGAGCAGGTTTCACCATCTAACGTGTCAGATCTTCCCAGAATTTTGCCCATAGTAGTACATCTAGAAGCTGGACCAAAGAAAAGGCGACCAGACACTGCAATAATATC ACAGTCAGGTTCTTCAAACATGTCTTGGATGCCACTGAATAGGCCCGTCATCCCACCAAGAAGACCATGCTTCAGGGTATGCTATATCTGTGGCAGAGAATTTGGGTCACAGTCTATTTCTATACATGAACCCCAGTGCCTGGAGAAGTGGTCTATTGATAACAGTCAGCTACCAAGGCATCTCAGAAGACCGGAGCCCAGGAAACCCAACGTCCCTACTGCTGGTTCCTGTATGCTTACAGCTGAAAATGAGGCAGCTTATCATAGCACTCAAAtccagctcctgccctgtgGAAGCTGTGGCCAAGCCTTCCTTCCTGACAGTCTCACTGTGCACAAAAAGCATTGCAGACGAGGTAGCAGTGGTGTGGGGCTGTTAAGTTCTAGCCCCCATAGATCTGGCAAAGGCCCAAGGTCTCAGTCCAGCTCAGCAAGTGAAGATCCATCTAAGACCTGCCAAGGAAAGGACACCATATTAGACAAG GCACAAGTGACAAGATGGCCACCAAGC GTGATTTTTTACATATGTGGCCATGAGTATGGAACAAAATCTATTAGTATCCATGAGCCGCAATGCCTGA CATGGCACCAGGAGAATGACATGCTGCTACCCAAGCACTTGAGAATGCCAGAGCCCAAATAGTCTGAAGTCAGTCCCATACAAG ccAAAGGCTTCTATGATCTTGATTCTTTAAATGAGGCTGCCTGGACCAGCGCCCAGAACCAGCTAGTTCCATGTGATATTTGTGGGCGTACTTTTCTTCCAGACAGACTGATCATCCACCAGCAGTCCT GCAAGCCTAAGGCTTCCACAGCACTCCAAAAAGCTGAAGGACAGGGACTTTCATCCTTATAG